From a region of the Kiloniellales bacterium genome:
- a CDS encoding leucyl aminopeptidase family protein, whose protein sequence is MPDFLTSRDAAETIPITLLAEEALDAWLAGQDDAVRRWVAATGFKAKAGSHCLLPEAGGGLARVLAGYDPDSGPWGLAALPGSLPQVSYRLDPPPAAAEAEALALGWWLACYEFDAYKKGRESWPSLVWPEGCDQAAVTGAAEATALVRDLVNTPAGDLGPAELAGAARRLAEAYGAEISVIEGDRLLDEGYPAVHAVGRASSRPPHLADLRWGESGPRVTLVGKGVCFDSGGLDLKTAKGMELMKKDMGGAAHVLGVARMVMDAGLPLRLRVLVPAVENAVSGDAFRPLDVLRTRKGLTVEVGNTDAEGRLILCDALAEADTETPDLVVDFATLTGAARVALGTELPALFCNNDAVAETLLSQGLARHDPLWRMPLHKPYRRLLDSKVADLNNISDGPYGGAITAALFMAEFLEPETPWVHIDVMAWNLAAKPGRPAGGEAMGMRAVYGLVEAVASGELVPRG, encoded by the coding sequence ATGCCGGATTTTCTGACCAGCCGAGACGCCGCCGAGACGATCCCGATCACCCTGCTCGCCGAAGAGGCGCTGGACGCCTGGCTCGCCGGGCAGGACGACGCGGTGCGGCGCTGGGTCGCCGCCACCGGCTTCAAGGCGAAGGCCGGCAGCCATTGCCTGCTGCCCGAGGCCGGGGGCGGCCTGGCCCGCGTGCTGGCCGGCTACGATCCCGATAGCGGCCCCTGGGGGCTGGCCGCGCTGCCGGGGTCGCTGCCCCAGGTTTCCTATCGGCTCGACCCGCCGCCCGCCGCGGCCGAGGCCGAAGCGCTCGCGCTCGGCTGGTGGCTCGCCTGCTACGAGTTCGACGCCTACAAGAAGGGCCGAGAGAGCTGGCCGAGCCTGGTCTGGCCCGAGGGCTGCGACCAGGCCGCGGTGACCGGCGCGGCCGAGGCCACCGCGCTGGTGCGGGACCTGGTGAACACGCCGGCCGGCGACCTCGGTCCGGCGGAGCTGGCCGGCGCGGCGCGTCGGCTCGCGGAGGCCTACGGCGCCGAGATCAGCGTGATCGAGGGCGACCGGCTGCTCGACGAGGGTTATCCGGCGGTCCATGCCGTCGGCCGGGCGAGCAGCCGCCCGCCCCACCTGGCCGATCTGCGCTGGGGCGAGAGCGGACCCCGAGTCACCCTGGTCGGCAAGGGTGTCTGCTTCGATTCCGGCGGCCTCGACCTCAAGACGGCCAAGGGCATGGAGCTGATGAAGAAGGACATGGGCGGCGCGGCCCACGTGCTCGGCGTGGCCCGGATGGTCATGGACGCCGGGCTTCCGCTGCGCCTGCGCGTCCTGGTTCCAGCGGTCGAGAACGCGGTCTCGGGCGACGCCTTCCGGCCGCTCGACGTGCTCCGCACCCGCAAGGGCCTGACCGTCGAGGTCGGCAACACCGACGCGGAGGGGCGCTTGATCCTGTGCGACGCCCTGGCCGAGGCGGACACCGAGACGCCCGACCTCGTGGTCGATTTCGCGACCCTGACCGGCGCCGCCCGGGTGGCGCTGGGCACCGAGCTGCCGGCTCTCTTCTGCAACAACGACGCGGTCGCCGAGACGCTGCTGTCCCAGGGCCTGGCTCGCCACGATCCGCTCTGGCGCATGCCGCTCCACAAGCCCTACCGGAGGCTGCTCGACAGCAAGGTCGCCGACCTCAATAACATCTCCGACGGGCCCTACGGCGGCGCGATCACGGCCGCCCTGTTCATGGCCGAGTTTCTCGAGCCGGAGACCCCCTGGGTCCACATCGATGTCATGGCCTGGAACCTCGCGGCCAAGCCGGGCCGCCCGGCCGGCGGCGAGGCTATGGGAATGCGCGCGGTCTACGGCCTGGTCGAAGCGGTCGCCAGTGGCGAGTTGGTGCCGCGGGGTTAG
- a CDS encoding TIGR04283 family arsenosugar biosynthesis glycosyltransferase: MISVVIPTLNEARNLPALLRALRRESEAHEIVVADGGSRDGTPRLARAAGARLVRSAPGRGQQLAAGAQAARGDILLFLHADSGFPAGGLAHIARTLAEAPDCPGGNFRLLFDGDTGFSRWLTGFYAWIRARGLYYGDSGIFVRRAAYRDLGGIRPIALMEDYDFVRRLERSGPTRCIEDPPLVTSSRRFEGRRPLGIVLGWIEIHALFYLGASPGFLARRYEAQRSGRRPRADASGSYPESGQTKRIMGIATRMTRTSRGRPMRQ, encoded by the coding sequence ATGATCTCGGTGGTCATCCCGACGCTGAACGAGGCCCGGAACCTGCCGGCGCTGCTGCGGGCCCTGCGGAGAGAGAGCGAGGCCCATGAGATCGTCGTCGCGGACGGCGGCAGCCGGGACGGAACACCTCGGTTGGCGCGCGCGGCGGGCGCCCGACTGGTCCGGTCGGCGCCGGGACGCGGGCAGCAACTGGCCGCCGGCGCGCAGGCCGCGCGCGGCGACATCCTGCTTTTTCTCCACGCCGATTCTGGCTTCCCGGCCGGCGGTCTCGCCCACATCGCGCGCACGCTGGCCGAGGCGCCCGACTGTCCCGGCGGCAATTTCCGCCTGCTGTTCGACGGCGACACGGGGTTCAGCCGCTGGCTCACCGGCTTCTACGCCTGGATCCGCGCCCGGGGTCTCTACTACGGCGATTCGGGCATCTTCGTGCGCCGCGCGGCCTACCGGGATCTGGGCGGCATCCGTCCGATCGCGCTGATGGAGGACTACGACTTCGTCCGCCGCCTGGAACGCAGCGGCCCGACACGCTGCATCGAGGACCCGCCACTGGTCACCTCGTCGCGGCGCTTCGAGGGCCGCCGCCCGCTCGGCATCGTGCTCGGCTGGATCGAGATCCACGCGCTGTTCTACCTGGGCGCCTCGCCGGGGTTCCTCGCGCGCCGCTACGAGGCCCAGCGAAGCGGCCGTCGGCCGCGCGCGGACGCCAGCGGGTCCTATCCGGAGAGCGGCCAGACCAAGAGGATCATGGGGATCGCGACCAGGATGACCAGGACCTCCAGGGGCAGGCCCATGCGCCAGTAG
- a CDS encoding SLC13 family permease → MNQEQLTVFAILAAVMVLLIWGRWRYDLVAFAALLAAVVLGVVEVEEAFLGFGHPATVVIAMVLIVSRGLSNSGAVDLLSRAIAGAATTLTRHIFVMSSLAAGLSAVMNNVGALALLMPVDIQAAKKAKRAVGLTLMPLSFASILGGLITLIGTPPNIIVAAYRFETLGEPFSMFDFTPVGGACALAGVLFVALVGWRLIPTGGTAPTSAEGFDLEDYIAEVRVPEGAGIVGQKLRELDGVAEQHEIEFVGLIRNHQRLPGMARHAEVRPGDLLVVEGGPEDLERLVNTLKLEYAVVDGSKTSLLRSEDVAVVEAVVPPGARIAGRSAMSLRLKTRFGVHLLAVSRQGKPFRDRLRHLVITPGDVLLLQGNANELPDVMSRMGCLPLAERGLQTIKRNQAWLAVGLFAAAIVLAATGVLYLPIALAGAALAMIAFNIVPVREVYEQVEWPVIVLLGSMIPIGAALETSGGTALIANGILWLSAGYSAVFVLFLLMVITMTLSDVMNNTATTVIAAPIAMDLANRLGANPDPFLMTVAVAASCAFLTPIGHKNNTLILGPGGYRFGDYWRMGLPLEVLVILVAIPMILLVWPLSG, encoded by the coding sequence TTGAACCAGGAACAGCTTACCGTCTTCGCCATCCTGGCGGCGGTCATGGTGCTGCTGATCTGGGGCCGCTGGCGCTACGACCTCGTCGCCTTCGCGGCGCTCCTGGCGGCTGTCGTGCTGGGCGTGGTGGAGGTCGAAGAGGCCTTCCTCGGCTTCGGCCACCCGGCCACCGTGGTGATCGCCATGGTGCTGATCGTCTCGCGCGGGCTCTCCAACTCCGGCGCGGTCGACCTGCTGTCGCGCGCGATCGCCGGCGCGGCGACCACGCTGACCCGGCACATCTTCGTCATGTCGTCCCTGGCCGCGGGGCTCTCGGCGGTGATGAACAACGTCGGCGCGCTGGCGCTCCTGATGCCGGTCGACATACAGGCGGCGAAAAAGGCCAAGCGCGCGGTCGGCCTGACCCTCATGCCGCTGTCCTTCGCCTCGATCCTGGGCGGCCTGATCACCCTGATCGGCACGCCGCCCAACATCATCGTCGCCGCCTACCGCTTCGAGACCCTGGGCGAACCCTTTTCCATGTTCGACTTCACGCCGGTCGGCGGCGCCTGCGCGCTCGCCGGCGTGCTCTTCGTCGCCCTCGTGGGCTGGCGCCTGATCCCGACCGGGGGCACGGCGCCGACCAGCGCCGAAGGCTTCGACCTAGAGGACTACATCGCCGAGGTGCGGGTGCCCGAGGGTGCCGGGATCGTGGGACAGAAGCTGCGCGAGCTCGACGGCGTCGCCGAGCAGCACGAGATCGAGTTCGTCGGCCTGATCCGCAATCACCAGCGGCTGCCTGGCATGGCGCGCCATGCCGAGGTCCGGCCCGGCGACCTGCTGGTGGTAGAGGGCGGCCCCGAGGACCTCGAGCGCCTGGTCAACACGCTGAAGCTGGAGTACGCCGTGGTCGACGGCAGCAAGACCAGCCTGCTGCGCAGCGAGGACGTCGCCGTGGTCGAGGCGGTGGTGCCGCCGGGCGCGCGGATCGCCGGGCGCAGCGCCATGAGCCTGCGCCTCAAGACCCGCTTCGGCGTGCATCTGCTGGCCGTCTCGCGCCAGGGCAAGCCGTTCCGCGACCGCCTGCGCCACCTGGTCATCACCCCGGGCGACGTTTTGCTGCTCCAGGGCAACGCCAACGAGCTACCCGACGTGATGAGCCGCATGGGCTGTCTGCCGCTCGCCGAGCGGGGGCTCCAGACGATCAAGCGGAATCAGGCCTGGTTGGCCGTCGGGCTCTTCGCCGCCGCCATCGTGCTGGCGGCCACCGGCGTGCTCTACCTGCCGATCGCGCTGGCCGGTGCCGCGCTCGCCATGATCGCCTTCAACATCGTGCCTGTGCGCGAGGTCTACGAGCAGGTCGAGTGGCCGGTCATCGTCCTGCTCGGCTCGATGATCCCGATCGGCGCCGCGCTCGAGACCAGCGGCGGCACGGCCCTGATCGCCAACGGCATCCTCTGGCTCTCGGCCGGCTACTCCGCGGTCTTCGTGCTGTTCCTGCTGATGGTCATCACCATGACCCTGTCGGACGTCATGAACAACACGGCGACAACGGTGATCGCCGCGCCGATCGCCATGGACCTGGCGAACCGACTCGGCGCCAACCCGGACCCCTTCCTGATGACCGTTGCGGTCGCCGCCTCCTGCGCCTTCCTGACGCCGATCGGACACAAGAACAACACGCTGATCCTCGGCCCCGGGGGCTACCGCTTCGGTGACTACTGGCGCATGGGCCTGCCCCTGGAGGTCCTGGTCATCCTGGTCGCGATCCCCATGATCCTCTTGGTCTGGCCGCTCTCCGGATAG
- a CDS encoding MarR family transcriptional regulator, with amino-acid sequence MDISSAQAIEFWRRVLTESLQRRLPDLSARQQALLLHVYLMNPPHTVRGLAAALNMSKPAVTRALDQLSALGFVKRKTDEKDRRSVLVQRTVPGAVFLRDFADMAKDQAASLR; translated from the coding sequence TTGGACATAAGCTCGGCCCAAGCGATCGAATTCTGGCGGCGGGTTCTGACCGAGAGCCTGCAGCGCCGACTGCCGGACCTGAGCGCCCGCCAGCAAGCCCTGCTCCTGCATGTCTATCTGATGAACCCGCCCCATACTGTGCGCGGTCTGGCGGCGGCGCTCAACATGTCGAAGCCGGCGGTGACCCGTGCGCTCGACCAGCTCTCGGCGCTGGGTTTCGTCAAGCGCAAGACCGACGAGAAGGACCGGCGCAGCGTACTGGTGCAGAGGACCGTGCCCGGCGCCGTCTTCCTGCGCGACTTCGCCGACATGGCCAAGGACCAGGCGGCCTCCCTGCGTTAG
- a CDS encoding AMP-binding protein, with protein sequence MNLANLLIRAGKTRRDDPAIAIGAETVASYGALAGRAAILAGAMQTRLGLGRGDRVALIMDNCPAFLEVLYACWHAGLAPVPVNAKLHAEEHRYILEHSGARACFATAKQAAALPPVEGLDRLIEAESGEYRGLFAGDPAGCAEAGPEDLAWLFYTSGTTGRPKGAMLSHRNLLTMIFCYFADVDTIGPSDCILHAAPLSHGSGIYGLPHLAAGVCQVIPESRGFDPTEIASLLPGHPGLMMFAAPTMVKRLVEHPALGGADLANLKTIVYGGGPMYLEDLQRAQERLGYVLAQIYGQGESPMTITALSKAEHAARNHPRYLERLASAGKAQTAVEVRVVGAGDEALTDGELGEVTVRGDSVMLGYWRDQAATDEALRGGWLHTGDLGVFDGDGYLTLKDRSKDMIISGGSNIYPREVEEVLLRHEGVLECSVIGRPHPEWGEEVMAFVVAAPADPADAAALDTHCLAHIARFKRPRAYRFVEALPKNNYGKVLKTELRARLDREAGEP encoded by the coding sequence GTGAACTTGGCCAATCTCCTGATACGGGCCGGGAAGACGCGTCGCGACGACCCGGCGATCGCCATCGGCGCCGAGACGGTGGCGAGCTATGGCGCGCTGGCCGGTCGAGCCGCCATCCTGGCGGGCGCCATGCAGACGCGGCTCGGTCTGGGCCGGGGCGACCGGGTGGCGCTGATCATGGACAACTGCCCGGCCTTCCTCGAGGTGCTCTATGCCTGCTGGCACGCCGGGCTGGCGCCCGTGCCGGTCAACGCCAAGCTCCACGCCGAGGAGCACCGCTACATCCTGGAACACAGCGGCGCGCGGGCCTGCTTCGCGACGGCCAAGCAGGCGGCGGCCCTGCCCCCGGTCGAGGGCCTGGACCGCCTGATCGAGGCCGAGAGCGGTGAATACCGCGGCCTCTTCGCGGGCGATCCGGCCGGCTGCGCCGAGGCCGGGCCCGAGGATCTCGCCTGGCTGTTCTACACCAGCGGGACCACCGGCCGGCCCAAGGGGGCGATGCTGAGCCACCGTAACCTGCTGACCATGATCTTCTGCTACTTCGCCGACGTCGACACGATCGGGCCGAGCGACTGCATCCTCCACGCGGCGCCGCTCTCGCACGGCTCCGGGATCTACGGGCTGCCCCACCTGGCCGCCGGCGTCTGCCAGGTGATCCCCGAGAGCCGGGGCTTCGATCCGACGGAGATCGCCAGCCTGCTGCCGGGCCATCCCGGCCTGATGATGTTCGCCGCGCCGACCATGGTGAAGCGCCTGGTCGAGCATCCGGCGCTCGGCGGCGCCGATCTCGCGAACCTGAAGACCATCGTCTACGGCGGCGGTCCCATGTATCTGGAGGACCTGCAGCGCGCCCAGGAACGGCTCGGGTATGTCCTGGCCCAGATCTACGGCCAGGGCGAGAGCCCCATGACCATCACCGCGCTCTCCAAGGCCGAGCACGCGGCGCGCAACCATCCGCGGTATCTCGAGCGCCTCGCGTCGGCGGGCAAGGCCCAGACCGCGGTCGAGGTGCGGGTCGTGGGCGCGGGGGACGAGGCGTTAACCGACGGTGAACTCGGCGAGGTTACGGTCCGCGGCGACTCCGTGATGCTCGGCTACTGGCGGGACCAGGCGGCGACCGATGAGGCCCTGCGGGGCGGGTGGCTGCATACCGGCGATCTCGGCGTCTTCGACGGCGACGGCTATCTGACGCTGAAGGACCGCTCGAAGGACATGATCATCAGCGGCGGCTCCAACATCTACCCGAGAGAGGTCGAGGAAGTGCTGCTCCGGCACGAGGGCGTCCTGGAGTGCTCGGTCATCGGCCGGCCCCATCCGGAATGGGGCGAGGAGGTGATGGCCTTCGTGGTCGCCGCTCCCGCCGATCCGGCGGACGCGGCGGCGCTCGACACCCACTGCCTTGCGCATATCGCCCGGTTCAAGCGGCCCCGCGCCTACCGCTTCGTCGAGGCCCTGCCAAAGAACAACTACGGCAAGGTCCTGAAGACCGAACTGCGGGCGCGGCTCGACCGGGAAGCCGGGGAGCCCTGA
- a CDS encoding TAXI family TRAP transporter solute-binding subunit gives MTQTLLDCPGTTRAGRTARRGRAFLAALVLLLSAVAAGPAAAQSPDELMFFRIGTASTAGTYFPVGGLIASAISKPPGGPSCERGGSCGVPGLIAAAVSSAGSVANVKAIAQGEIESALSQADVAYWAYTGTGIFKREGPQDKLRAIANLFPETMHLVIRRNIFARDVGALKGKRISVGQEGSGTRVDALMVLEAFGLDETNTELVSTGSSEAAMMLREGELDGFFFVAGTPARAVAELARDALINLVPITGEPAEKLAERVPFLAPITVRSGTYFNVGQTRTLSVGAQWLVGAQVAEETVYRITRALWHERSREVLTSGHPKGRLICLNTALDGLGVPLHPGAERYYREIGLLDADGRKAPPSLRLRRMLDERGCPDDLL, from the coding sequence GTGACCCAGACGCTTCTCGATTGCCCAGGGACCACGCGGGCCGGGCGCACCGCCCGGCGCGGCCGGGCGTTCCTGGCCGCGCTCGTCCTGCTGTTGTCGGCCGTCGCCGCCGGCCCGGCGGCGGCCCAGTCGCCGGACGAGCTGATGTTCTTCCGGATCGGGACGGCGTCGACGGCGGGCACCTATTTCCCGGTCGGCGGGCTGATCGCCAGCGCCATCTCCAAGCCGCCCGGCGGCCCGTCCTGCGAACGGGGCGGCAGCTGCGGCGTGCCCGGCCTGATCGCGGCCGCCGTCTCCTCCGCCGGCTCCGTCGCCAACGTCAAGGCGATCGCCCAGGGCGAGATCGAATCGGCCTTGAGCCAGGCCGATGTCGCCTATTGGGCCTACACCGGGACCGGGATCTTCAAGCGCGAGGGCCCGCAGGACAAGCTGCGGGCGATTGCCAACCTCTTCCCGGAGACCATGCACCTGGTGATCCGGCGCAACATCTTCGCGCGCGACGTCGGCGCCTTGAAAGGCAAGCGCATCTCTGTGGGTCAGGAGGGCTCCGGCACGCGGGTCGACGCCCTCATGGTCCTCGAGGCCTTCGGCTTGGACGAGACCAACACGGAGCTGGTGTCGACCGGCTCGTCGGAAGCCGCGATGATGCTGCGCGAAGGGGAGCTGGACGGCTTCTTCTTCGTCGCCGGCACGCCCGCGCGCGCGGTCGCCGAGCTGGCCCGCGACGCGCTGATCAACCTGGTGCCGATCACCGGCGAGCCGGCGGAGAAGCTGGCCGAGCGCGTGCCTTTCCTGGCGCCGATCACGGTGCGTTCGGGCACCTATTTCAATGTCGGCCAGACCCGTACGCTCTCGGTCGGCGCGCAGTGGCTGGTCGGCGCCCAGGTCGCCGAGGAGACGGTCTACCGGATCACCCGCGCGCTCTGGCACGAGAGGTCCCGGGAGGTGCTGACCAGCGGCCACCCCAAAGGCCGCCTGATCTGCCTGAACACCGCGCTGGACGGGCTCGGCGTGCCGCTTCACCCGGGCGCCGAGCGCTACTACCGGGAGATCGGCCTGCTCGACGCCGACGGCCGCAAGGCCCCGCCCAGCCTTCGGCTGCGCCGGATGCTCGACGAGCGCGGGTGCCCGGACGACCTGCTCTAG